In Clostridium sporogenes, one genomic interval encodes:
- the treR gene encoding trehalose operon repressor, with protein MESKYLTIYNEISNKIENNKIQSGEKLSSENEMMKGYNVSRDTIRKALNLLESNGYIQKVKGKGSFVIDINKFDFPVSGLTSFKELSTKMGVESNTLVKELKLMKPDNFLMKQLNLSKNDDVWKVIRVREINNKKIILDKDFFNKKYVPLLTKDICENSIYEYLENELSLKISFAKKEITVQQATQEDKSYLDFENYNMIVVVKNYIYLDDMSLFQYTESRHRPDRFKFVEFARRK; from the coding sequence ACTATTTATAATGAGATTTCAAATAAAATAGAAAATAATAAAATTCAATCCGGTGAAAAACTTTCCTCTGAAAATGAGATGATGAAAGGATATAATGTATCTAGAGATACCATAAGAAAGGCATTAAATTTACTAGAGAGTAATGGTTATATTCAAAAAGTAAAGGGTAAAGGTTCCTTTGTTATAGATATTAATAAATTTGATTTTCCTGTTTCAGGACTTACAAGTTTTAAAGAATTATCTACTAAAATGGGCGTAGAATCTAATACCCTAGTTAAAGAATTAAAGCTAATGAAACCAGATAACTTTTTAATGAAACAACTAAACCTATCAAAAAATGATGATGTGTGGAAAGTTATAAGAGTAAGAGAAATAAACAATAAAAAAATCATCTTGGATAAAGACTTTTTTAATAAGAAATATGTACCTTTATTAACTAAGGATATTTGTGAAAATTCTATATATGAATATCTTGAAAATGAACTAAGCCTTAAAATTAGCTTTGCCAAAAAGGAAATTACAGTACAACAAGCTACACAGGAGGACAAATCATATTTAGATTTTGAAAACTATAATATGATAGTAGTGGTAAAAAACTATATATATCTAGATGATATGAGTCTATTTCAATACACTGAATCTAGACATAGACCGGATAGATTTAAATTTGTAGAATTTGCACGAAGAAAATAA
- a CDS encoding PTS sugar transporter subunit IIA: MELNELITESTIELNVVAKDKEDLINKMIDVLVKDGAVLDEDKFKADIYHRESLSNTGIGFGIAIPHAKSIAVKEPRIAVGVLKDNVDYDSIDGEPVNMIFMIAVNDMQSDLHLKALANLSRKLMHEDFRGKILNAKSKSEILEII; this comes from the coding sequence ATGGAATTAAATGAATTAATAACAGAAAGCACTATAGAATTAAATGTAGTGGCAAAGGATAAAGAAGATCTTATTAATAAAATGATTGACGTTTTGGTAAAGGATGGAGCAGTTCTTGATGAGGATAAATTTAAAGCAGATATTTATCATAGGGAATCTTTAAGTAATACAGGCATAGGTTTTGGTATTGCTATACCACATGCTAAATCTATAGCTGTAAAAGAACCACGTATTGCAGTAGGAGTTCTTAAAGATAATGTAGATTATGACTCAATAGACGGAGAGCCAGTAAACATGATATTTATGATAGCAGTAAATGATATGCAAAGTGATCTTCATCTAAAGGCATTAGCTAACTTATCAAGAAAATTAATGCATGAAGATTTTAGAGGAAAAATATTAAACGCAAAATCAAAATCTGAAATATTAGAAATAATTTAA